A stretch of Janibacter endophyticus DNA encodes these proteins:
- the tpx gene encoding thiol peroxidase produces MATTALKGNPVQTSGDLPAVGSKAPAFDLVGEGLSPLTSDELSGRVVLNIFPSVDTGVCAQSVRTFNERAAGLDNTTVVNVSQDLPFAQARFCAAEGIDKVKVGSAFRSSFGEDYGVRLTDGPMAGLLARAVVVLDEDGQVIHAQLVDEITTEPDYDAAIAALG; encoded by the coding sequence ATGGCTACCACTGCGCTCAAGGGCAACCCCGTCCAGACCTCCGGCGACCTCCCCGCCGTCGGCTCCAAGGCCCCGGCCTTCGACCTCGTCGGCGAGGGCCTCTCACCCCTCACCTCCGACGAGCTCTCCGGCCGCGTCGTCCTCAACATCTTCCCGAGCGTCGACACCGGCGTCTGCGCGCAGAGCGTGCGCACCTTCAACGAGCGGGCCGCCGGCCTCGACAACACGACCGTGGTCAACGTCAGCCAGGACCTCCCCTTCGCCCAGGCCCGCTTCTGCGCCGCCGAGGGCATCGACAAGGTCAAGGTCGGCTCGGCCTTCCGCTCCTCCTTCGGCGAGGACTACGGCGTCCGCCTGACCGACGGGCCGATGGCCGGCCTGCTGGCCCGCGCGGTCGTCGTCCTCGACGAGGACGGCCAGGTCATCCACGCGCAGCTCGTCGACGAGATCACCACCGAGCCGGACTACGACGCGGCGATCGCCGCCCTCGGCTGA
- a CDS encoding SRPBCC family protein, with the protein MPQVSADVHVPIPPELAYAVSMTHGTIRRGWDPFIRQQHFLGEAEQPAVGVRTFTRADFLGPLSPSMVTEYVSWRPPTSVGMTMVDGPRVFSRFGGGWRFQGEGEGTRAVWKYTYDLVGPPLVRRVGYVIGQWLLGREIQARIEAFAAACADEQVLAAARADMVTRARIEAQEAQGA; encoded by the coding sequence ATGCCTCAGGTGAGCGCCGACGTCCACGTCCCGATCCCGCCCGAGCTGGCCTATGCCGTCTCGATGACGCACGGGACGATCCGCCGGGGGTGGGACCCCTTCATCCGGCAGCAGCACTTCCTCGGCGAGGCCGAGCAGCCGGCTGTGGGTGTGCGCACCTTCACCCGGGCCGACTTCCTCGGTCCGCTCAGCCCGAGCATGGTGACCGAGTACGTCTCGTGGCGCCCGCCGACCTCGGTCGGCATGACGATGGTCGATGGGCCGCGCGTCTTCTCCCGCTTCGGGGGTGGCTGGCGCTTCCAGGGCGAAGGGGAGGGGACCCGAGCGGTGTGGAAGTACACCTACGACCTCGTCGGGCCCCCCCTCGTGCGACGGGTCGGGTACGTCATCGGGCAGTGGCTGCTCGGCCGTGAGATCCAGGCGCGGATCGAGGCCTTCGCCGCCGCGTGCGCGGACGAGCAGGTCCTGGCCGCGGCTCGGGCCGACATGGTCACGCGTGCCCGCATCGAGGCGCAG
- the ligA gene encoding NAD-dependent DNA ligase LigA produces MSTIDPSGSDDQIPQAATDAPAPEVPAEVPEEIRERWTELAEQATEAQFAYHVKDAPTISDGEYDALIRELTDIEDAHPSLRTPDSPTQQVGGAAFSTDFQAVDHLERMLSLDNAFSPEEMDEWAARVEREVGEGVHYLCELKVDGLAVNLLYEGGRLTRALTRGDGRTGEDVTMNVRTIADVPERLDDAAGDVPALVEIRGEVFFPLEGFAELNASLVEAGKAPFANPRNSAAGSLRQKDPKVTATRPLHMLVHGIGRREGFDIDSQSHAYELMRAWGLPTSPHYRVFDSMTQVKRFIIEVEKARHDYEHEIDGVVVKVDEIATQRRLGSTSRAPRWAIAYKYPPEEVTTKLLDIQVNVGRTGRVTPFGVMEPVTVAGSTVSMATLHNAHEVVRKGVLIGDTIVLRKAGDVIPEILGPVVDLRDGSEREFVMPTECPSCGATLGQQKEGDKDIRCPNSRSCPSQLRERLFGLAGRGAFDIEALGEEGATALLESGVLTDESTLFDLTADDIIRVPLYTRAAKKNDPEDAVVDGRVLSANGAKLVANLEQAKTQPLWRVLVALSIRHVGPTAARALAQHFGTMEAIRSATEEQLAAVEGVGPTIADSVRDWFDGDGNEWHREIVDRWAAAGVRMEDERDESTPRTLEGVTVVVTGSLEGFSRDETKEAILSRGGKASGSVSKKTDWVVVGDNAGSKATKAEELGLRILDEAQFRELLETGTVAAFAEAEDADGEAG; encoded by the coding sequence GTGAGCACGATCGACCCGAGCGGTTCCGACGACCAGATCCCGCAGGCCGCCACCGACGCGCCGGCCCCCGAGGTGCCCGCCGAGGTGCCCGAGGAGATCCGCGAGCGATGGACCGAGCTCGCCGAGCAGGCGACCGAGGCCCAGTTCGCCTACCACGTCAAGGACGCGCCGACGATCAGCGACGGCGAGTACGACGCCCTGATCCGCGAGCTGACCGACATCGAGGACGCGCACCCCTCCCTTCGCACGCCTGACTCGCCGACCCAGCAGGTCGGGGGAGCGGCCTTCTCCACGGACTTCCAGGCGGTCGACCACCTCGAGCGGATGCTCAGCCTGGACAACGCCTTCAGCCCCGAGGAGATGGACGAGTGGGCGGCCCGGGTCGAGCGCGAGGTCGGCGAGGGCGTCCACTACCTCTGCGAGCTCAAGGTCGACGGCCTCGCCGTCAACCTCCTCTACGAAGGGGGACGGCTCACCCGCGCGCTCACCCGCGGCGACGGCCGGACCGGCGAGGACGTGACGATGAACGTCCGGACCATCGCCGACGTCCCCGAGCGGTTGGACGACGCGGCCGGTGACGTCCCGGCGCTCGTCGAGATCCGGGGCGAGGTCTTCTTCCCGCTCGAGGGCTTCGCGGAGCTCAACGCGAGCCTCGTCGAGGCCGGCAAGGCCCCCTTCGCCAACCCGCGCAACAGCGCCGCCGGCTCGCTCCGGCAGAAGGACCCCAAGGTCACCGCCACCCGGCCGCTGCACATGCTCGTCCACGGCATCGGCCGGCGCGAGGGCTTCGACATCGACAGCCAGAGCCACGCCTACGAGCTGATGAGGGCATGGGGGCTGCCCACCTCACCGCACTACCGGGTCTTCGACTCGATGACGCAGGTCAAGCGTTTCATCATCGAGGTGGAGAAGGCGCGGCACGACTACGAGCACGAGATCGACGGCGTCGTCGTCAAGGTCGACGAGATCGCGACCCAGCGACGACTCGGCTCGACCTCCCGGGCGCCCCGCTGGGCGATCGCGTACAAGTACCCGCCGGAAGAGGTGACGACGAAGCTCCTCGACATCCAGGTCAACGTCGGGCGGACCGGCCGGGTCACCCCCTTCGGCGTCATGGAGCCGGTGACCGTCGCCGGGTCGACCGTGTCGATGGCGACGCTGCACAACGCGCACGAGGTGGTGCGCAAGGGCGTGCTCATCGGCGACACGATCGTGCTGCGCAAGGCCGGCGACGTCATCCCCGAGATCCTCGGCCCGGTCGTCGACCTGCGTGACGGCAGCGAGCGAGAGTTCGTCATGCCCACCGAGTGCCCGTCGTGCGGTGCGACCCTCGGCCAGCAGAAGGAGGGCGACAAGGACATCCGCTGCCCCAACAGCCGGTCCTGCCCGAGCCAGCTGCGCGAGCGGCTCTTCGGGCTCGCCGGGCGAGGAGCCTTCGACATCGAGGCGCTCGGCGAGGAGGGGGCGACGGCGCTGCTCGAGTCCGGGGTGCTCACCGATGAGTCGACCCTCTTCGACCTCACCGCCGACGACATCATCCGGGTCCCGCTCTACACCCGCGCGGCGAAGAAGAACGACCCCGAGGACGCCGTCGTCGACGGGCGCGTCCTCTCGGCCAACGGCGCCAAGCTCGTCGCCAACCTCGAGCAGGCCAAGACCCAGCCGCTCTGGCGCGTCCTCGTCGCCCTCTCGATCCGGCATGTCGGCCCGACGGCGGCGCGCGCGCTGGCCCAGCACTTCGGGACGATGGAGGCCATCCGGTCCGCCACCGAGGAGCAGCTCGCCGCGGTCGAGGGCGTCGGCCCGACGATCGCCGACTCCGTGCGCGACTGGTTCGACGGCGACGGCAACGAGTGGCACCGCGAGATCGTCGACCGCTGGGCCGCCGCCGGGGTGCGGATGGAGGACGAGCGGGACGAGAGCACGCCGCGCACGCTCGAGGGGGTCACCGTCGTCGTCACCGGCTCGCTCGAGGGCTTCAGCCGAGACGAGACCAAGGAGGCGATCCTCAGCCGGGGCGGCAAGGCGAGCGGCTCGGTGAGCAAGAAGACCGACTGGGTCGTCGTCGGCGACAACGCCGGGTCCAAGGCGACGAAGGCCGAGGAGCTCGGACTGCGCATCCTCGACGAGGCGCAGTTCCGCGAGCTGCTCGAGACCGGAACGGTCGCGGCCTTCGCCGAGGCTGAGGACGCCGACGGGGAGGCCGGGTGA
- a CDS encoding long-chain-fatty-acid--CoA ligase has protein sequence MTNLASNLVATAQAHPDKVAIKLDDAELTWSQLHGLAAQAAGAMRQAGLEPGDRVALILPNVPAFPVLFYGALLAGGTVVPMNPLLKSGEIEYFFSDSGAKLAFVWGDFLSEAVAGAESLETKVIQSGPIGPSAEDLPAGEPIGSPVERADDDTAVILYTSGTTGRPKGAELTHRNLDLNAKRSSADIMRMLPEDVIMGCLPLFHVFGLTCGLNAAVRCGATLTLIPRFDPAKALEVVQRDKVTIFQGVPTMYGAMLHHPDAATADTSSLRVCVSGGSALPEQTMREFEEKFDAQILEGYGLSETSPVASFNMLDRPTKPGTIGRAIPGCEMKLIDADGNDVPAGDGVGEIAIRGDNVMKGYWGKPEETEAAIPDGWFRTGDLATVDDDGYYTIVDRKKDLIIRGGMNIYPREVEEVLYTHPDVVECAVVAVPHPELGEDVGAAVSLKPGSTATLEDVQQYVKERIAAYKYPRQIWQLDELPKGPTGKILRRSVSPPTT, from the coding sequence ATGACGAACCTCGCGAGCAACCTCGTCGCGACCGCCCAGGCCCACCCCGACAAGGTGGCGATCAAACTCGACGACGCCGAGCTGACCTGGAGCCAGCTGCACGGCCTCGCCGCCCAGGCCGCCGGCGCGATGCGGCAGGCCGGTCTCGAGCCCGGCGACCGCGTGGCGCTCATCCTGCCGAACGTCCCGGCCTTCCCCGTGCTCTTCTACGGCGCCCTGCTCGCCGGCGGCACGGTCGTACCGATGAACCCGCTGCTCAAGTCCGGCGAGATCGAGTACTTCTTCTCCGACAGCGGCGCCAAGCTCGCCTTCGTCTGGGGCGACTTCCTGAGCGAGGCCGTCGCCGGCGCCGAGTCGCTCGAGACCAAGGTCATCCAGTCCGGCCCGATCGGCCCGAGCGCCGAGGACCTCCCGGCGGGCGAGCCGATCGGCAGCCCCGTCGAGCGCGCCGACGACGACACCGCCGTCATCCTCTACACCTCGGGCACGACCGGCCGGCCCAAGGGCGCGGAGCTGACCCACCGCAACCTCGACCTCAACGCGAAGCGCTCCTCGGCGGACATCATGCGGATGCTCCCCGAGGACGTCATCATGGGCTGCCTGCCGCTCTTCCACGTCTTCGGCCTGACGTGCGGGCTCAACGCCGCCGTCCGGTGCGGCGCGACGCTCACCCTCATCCCCCGCTTCGACCCGGCGAAGGCGCTCGAGGTCGTCCAGCGCGACAAGGTGACGATCTTCCAGGGCGTGCCGACGATGTACGGCGCGATGCTCCACCACCCCGACGCGGCGACCGCCGACACCTCCAGCCTGCGCGTCTGCGTCTCCGGCGGGTCGGCCCTGCCGGAGCAGACGATGCGCGAGTTCGAGGAGAAGTTCGACGCGCAGATCCTCGAGGGCTACGGCCTCTCCGAGACCTCCCCCGTCGCGTCCTTCAACATGCTCGACCGGCCGACGAAGCCGGGCACCATCGGCCGCGCCATCCCCGGCTGCGAGATGAAGCTCATCGACGCCGACGGCAACGACGTGCCCGCCGGTGACGGCGTCGGCGAGATCGCGATCCGCGGCGACAACGTCATGAAGGGCTACTGGGGCAAGCCCGAGGAGACCGAGGCTGCGATCCCGGACGGCTGGTTCCGCACCGGTGACCTCGCGACCGTCGACGACGACGGCTACTACACCATCGTCGACCGCAAGAAGGACCTCATCATCCGCGGCGGCATGAACATCTACCCGCGCGAGGTCGAGGAGGTCCTCTACACCCACCCGGACGTCGTCGAGTGCGCGGTCGTCGCGGTGCCGCACCCCGAGCTCGGCGAGGACGTCGGCGCGGCGGTCTCGCTCAAGCCCGGCTCGACGGCCACGCTCGAGGACGTCCAGCAGTACGTCAAGGAGCGGATCGCGGCCTACAAGTACCCGCGGCAGATCTGGCAGCTCGACGAGCTTCCCAAGGGCCCGACGGGCAAGATCCTGCGTCGCTCGGTCTCCCCGCCGACCACCTGA
- a CDS encoding HIT family protein, with the protein MPTLFTKIIEGEIPGRFVWADDVCVAFLTIEPLTDGHCMVVPRAEIEQWTDADDQTWTHVQRVAKIIGQAQQAEWGTPRVGMLLEGFLVPHLHVHVWPAASPDDFDAHSPMQGVSDETFDANATRLRERLTALGHGEHVARPGGL; encoded by the coding sequence ATGCCGACTCTCTTCACCAAGATCATCGAGGGCGAGATCCCGGGCCGGTTCGTGTGGGCCGACGACGTGTGCGTCGCCTTCCTGACGATCGAGCCGCTCACCGACGGCCACTGCATGGTCGTGCCGCGCGCCGAGATCGAGCAGTGGACGGACGCCGACGACCAGACCTGGACCCATGTCCAGCGCGTGGCCAAGATCATCGGTCAGGCGCAGCAGGCCGAGTGGGGCACACCGCGGGTGGGCATGCTGCTCGAGGGCTTCCTCGTCCCCCACCTGCACGTCCACGTGTGGCCGGCCGCGAGCCCCGACGACTTCGACGCGCACTCCCCGATGCAGGGCGTGAGCGACGAGACCTTCGACGCCAACGCGACCCGCCTGCGCGAGCGGCTCACCGCGCTGGGGCACGGCGAGCACGTCGCGCGGCCGGGAGGGCTCTGA
- a CDS encoding DinB family protein — MTTGGIDRATVQWYVDTALAKMLSRADELGDDLVSVRPDLEGANSVFAIVTHCCGVLERWGGEVVAGRTINRDRAAELAATGTIAQLEERVAAQRRRWLDDLRGYDAGAQPAGPDHRDEGDPEVITQGFVVLHVIEELFQHLGHIDLTVDLLRAGVHGPSSDGR, encoded by the coding sequence GTGACCACCGGCGGCATCGACCGGGCGACCGTCCAGTGGTACGTCGACACCGCGCTGGCGAAGATGCTCAGCCGCGCTGACGAGCTCGGGGACGACCTCGTCTCCGTGCGGCCCGACCTCGAGGGCGCCAACAGCGTCTTCGCGATCGTCACCCACTGCTGCGGGGTGCTGGAGCGCTGGGGCGGCGAGGTCGTCGCGGGCCGCACGATCAACCGCGACCGCGCCGCCGAGCTCGCGGCGACCGGGACGATCGCCCAGCTCGAGGAGCGTGTCGCCGCTCAGCGGAGACGCTGGCTCGACGACCTGCGCGGCTACGACGCCGGGGCGCAGCCGGCCGGTCCGGACCACCGCGACGAGGGTGACCCCGAGGTCATCACCCAGGGTTTCGTCGTCCTCCACGTCATCGAAGAGCTCTTCCAGCACCTCGGGCACATCGACCTGACCGTCGACCTCCTGCGCGCCGGCGTGCACGGACCGAGCTCTGACGGTCGGTGA